A single window of Microplitis demolitor isolate Queensland-Clemson2020A chromosome 7, iyMicDemo2.1a, whole genome shotgun sequence DNA harbors:
- the LOC103572236 gene encoding cytosolic carboxypeptidase 6 codes for MLASVVAILFIIYILLHLIMHEGRDALEHTSLYQRADSDDSDAEGGLGNVSRLIIRPPGHSGKAKKGHLCFDAAFETGNLGRVDLVSEYEYDLFIRPDTCSPRLRLWFNFTVDNVRADQRVIFNIVNISKSRNLFRDGMTPLVKSTSKPRWQRIPRRQVYYYKSPQHQNHHVLTFAFNFDREDDVYQFSLSYPYSYSRYLGHLDNLCTKCSSVKRETLASSIQKRKVEMITIGSNVEERQRRVVAVLSRVHPGESPSSFVCQGLMDFLVSAHPIAQVLRDYVVFKIIPMLNPDGVFLGNYRSTLMGVDLNRAWNRISDWIHPTLSATRTLLESLDKNSNAPLDCVIDLHAHTNANGLFVYGNTYDDVYRYERHIVLPKLLAQHTEDYNPDNTMYNQDPHKSGTARRFLCSILSEHVNCYTIQVSMYGYYRKGSPELLPYTEESYYRVGRNLARVLMEYYKLTGLIPSGLPDQPSNKRGRQSRQRYRQPRDPRPRTARTPAPLHLASIHEYFTEDFPELPTGSRYRSMSGTRMNVGPDTASAIGTTSGKNQSYRYRSPGAGPVDATKSNVLMMTQGHHVEPRLAIIDFNQLTRGGLDRATGKNRAKIPRKSPDRLSKFRR; via the exons ATGCTTGCAAGTGTTGT tgcgattttatttattatttatatattgttgcATTTAATAATGCATGAAGGCCGAGATGCTCTGGAACACACGAGTCTTTATCAACGAGCtg acAGTGATGATAGTGATGCAGAAGGAGGACTTGGAAATGTCAGCCGACTGATTATACGTCCGCCAGGACACAGTGGTAAAGCAAAAAAAGGTCATTTGTGCTTTGATGCAGCCTTTGAAACTGGAAACTTGGGAAGAGTGGACCTAGTTTCTGAATATGAGTATGATCTGTTCATTAGACCGGATACATGTAGTCCACGTTTACGTCTGTGGTTTAATTTTACCGTTGACAATGTTCGTGCCGACCAACgtgttatatttaatattgttaacATATCAAAAAGTCGTAATTTATTTCGTGACGGTATGACACCGTTGGTTAAAAGTACCAGTAAGCCAAGATGGCAAAGAATACCACGTCGAcaagtttattattacaaatcaCCGCAGCATCAAAATCATCATGTACTAACATTtgcatttaattttgatcgtGAAGACGATGTTTATCAATTTTCACTGTCATATCCTTACTCTTACTCGCGTTATCTTGGTCATCTTGATAATCTCTGTACAAAATGTTCATCAGTTAAACGTGAAACGTTGGCGTCATCAATTCAAAAACGTAAAGTTGAAATGATAACAATTGGATCAAATGTTGAAGAGCGTCAACGAAGAGTTGTTGCTGTGTTAAGTCGCGTACATCCTGGTGAATCTCCATCATCATTTGTCTGTCAAGGTTTAATGGATTTTTTAGTAAGCGCACATCCTATCGCTCAAGTTTTACGCGATTatgttgtttttaaaataatacccATGCTCAATCCTGATGGAgtttttttaggaaactacag ATCAACACTGATGGGAGTCGATTTAAATCGAGCTTGGAATAGAATTTCAGATTGGATTCATCCTACTTTATCAGCGACACGTACACTCTTAGAGTCGttagataaaaattctaatgCACCACTTGATTGCGTTATAGATTTACATGCTCATACTAATGCCAATGGATTGTTTGTATATGGAAATACTTATGATGACGTCTATAG GTACGAAAGACACATCGTTCTTCCAAAGCTCTTGGCTCAACATACAGAAGACTACAATCCAGACAATACAATGTACAATCAGGATCCCCATAAATCTGGTACAGCACGTCGTTTTCTATGCTCAATTCTCAGTGAACACGTAAATTGTTATACAATTCAAGTTTCTATGTACGGTTATTATCGTAAAGGTTCGCCGGAGTTACTTCCTTATACCGAAGAAAGCT atTACAGGGTAGGACGTAACCTAGCCCGTGTCCTCATGGAGTATTACAAGCTGACAGGATTAATACCCTCGGGACTACCCGACCAGCCGTCGAACAAACGGGGACGTCAATCCAGACAGAGGTATCGGCAACCCCGGGATCCACGACCCCGGACAGCTCGAACGCCTGCGCCTTTGCATCTTGCAAGCATTCACGa GTATTTCACGGAAGACTTTCCAGAATTACCGACGGGTTCTCGGTACCGATCAATGAGCGGGACTAGGATGAATGTTGGGCCAGATACTGCAAGTGCTATTGGCACGACAAGTGGTAAGAACCAAAGCTACAGGTATCGCAGCCCAGGAGCTGGACCAGTCGACGCCACCAAGTCTAACGTCCTTATGATGACGCAAGGACATCATGTAGAACCACGTTTAGCTATTATCGACTTTAATCAGCTGACAAGAGGCGGTTTGGATCGTGCAACGGGAAAAAATCGCGCTAAAATACCAAGAAAATCTCCAGACCGTTTGTCTAAATTTAGACGATAA